The proteins below are encoded in one region of Triticum aestivum cultivar Chinese Spring chromosome 1B, IWGSC CS RefSeq v2.1, whole genome shotgun sequence:
- the LOC123096791 gene encoding peroxidase 1 — protein sequence MAMAIRSLLLPLALLALAASSAAVANLEIGFYSKTCPDAEKIVREEMGKIIAAAPSLAGPLLRLHFHDCFVRGCDASVLLESTEGNVAEKDAKPNKSLRGFGSVERVKAKLEAACPGVVSCADVLTLMSRDAVVLAKGPSWPVALGRRDGRVSSAAEASSQLPPASGDVPLLAKIFASKGLGLKDLAVLSGAHTLGTAHCPSFADRLYNTTDGLVDPSLESEYADKLRLKCRSVDDRAMLSEMDPGSFRTFDTSYYRHVAKRRGLFRSDAALLFDADTRGYVQRIATGKFDAEFFRDFSASMAKMGDVGVLTGTQGEIRKKCSALN from the exons ATGGCGATGGCGATCAGGTCTTTGCTGCTCCCTCTGGCCCTGCTGGCTCTCGCAGCGAGCTCGGCAGCGGTGGCTAATCTAGAGATCGGCTTCTACAGCAAGACATGCCCGGACGCCGAGAAGATCGTCCGCGAGGAGATGGGCAAGATcatcgccgccgcgcccagcctCGCCGGCCCGCTCCTCCGGCTCCAtttccacgactgcttcgtcagG GGTTGTGATGCCTCCGTCCTCCTGGAGTCCACGGAGGGCAACGTGGCGGAGAAGGACGCGAAACCAAACAAGAGCCTGCGAGGGTTCGGCTCCGTGGAGCGGGTCAAGGCCAAGCTGGAGGCCGCGTGCCCGGgcgtcgtctcctgcgccgacgtgCTCACCCTCATGTCCCGCGACGCCGTCGTGCTGGCCAAGGGCCCCTCCTGGCCGGTGGCGCTGGGCAGGAGAGACGGCAGGGTGTCCAGCGCCGCGGAGGCGAGCAGCCAGCTGCCCCCGGCTTCCGGCGACGTCCCTCTGCTCGCCAAGATCTTCGCCTCCAAGGGGCTCGGCCTCAAGGACCTGGCCGTCCTCTCCGGCGCCCACACGCTCGGCACGGCGCACTGCCCGTCCTTCGCGGACCGGCTCTACAACACCACCGATGGCCTCGTCGACCCGTCCCTGGAGAGCGAGTACGCCGACAAGCTGAGGCTCAAGTGCAGGAGCGTCGACGACCGCGCCATGCTGTCGGAGATGGACCCCGGCAGCTTCAGGACCTTCGACACCAGCTACTACCGCCACGTCGCCAAGCGGAGGGGCCTCTTCCGCTCCGACGCCGCGCTCCTCTTCGACGCCGACACCAGGGGCTACGTCCAGCGCATCGCCACTGGCAAGTTCGACGCCGAGTTCTTCAGGGACTTCAGCGCGTCCATGGCCAAGATGGGCGACGTCGGCGTGCTCACCGGGACCCAGGGAGAGATCAGGAAGAAGTGCTCCGCCCTCAATTAG